CAGGGGAGGCGCAAGACCCGCTCCCCAGGGAGACCTGGCCGCCGCGTTAGTAGCCCGCTTCGGCTCGCTGGACGCCTTTCGGACCGAGTTCGCCGCTGCGGCCACAAAGCGTTTCGGCTCGGGCTGGGCATGGCTCTCGCTGAACGCCCTTGGCGAGCTCGTCATCCATTCCACCCCCAACCAGGACAGCCCGATAATGGAAGGGCTCGTGCCGATACTGGGCCTGGATGTGTGGGAGCATGCCTATTACCTGAAATACCAGAACCGTCGTCCCGACTACATCGAGGCATTCTGGAAGGTGCTGGACTGGGCGCAGGCCGGGGAAAACTACCGGCTGGCCCTGGAAGGGATGGACCGTTGCATTCCCGTGGCGGTAAGAAAGGTCTCCTGAGTCAGTTGCAGGGATAAGGAGTATCATACGCATGTATTGCCCTATCCGCTCCGCGCCTCAAATGCGCGGGGTGGCGGCGTGCTGACAGGTTTCCGTTGTTTTCCGCCGCACGAACATGTTTTTTGACTTGTTAAATTACCACTTTTATTCCGGAATTGTCCACAGAAGGCGCTCCGGTAACGGTCGCGCCGGTCCTTTTAGCGTTCGGAGGTCTGCATGCGAAAAACACCCACTGCAAAGGGCGGCTCGCTGGGGCGCGCGGTGCGTTCGAGGCGGGAGAAACTAAAATTAGGCGTCGAGGAGCTCGCCGCCAGGACCGGGCTCACAGAAGCGCATATATCGGACATCGAGGAAGGCCGGGGCTTCGCACCGGTCGGCGACATCCTTAAAATCGCGCGGGTGCTCACCATCGATCCGGGCGAACTGTTAAAAAAGAAACCGGCCGACGCCAGGGAGCAAGTGAAGACGAGGATTCGCGACTTCAAGAGCCGCGAGCAGGCCTACGAATACGAGGTGCTCACCCCCGACGCCCTGAAAGGACACCTGCGCTCCTTCAGGGTGACGATCCCGCCGCGCTCGGACCTTCCGGGCCAGCGCTACCAGCACGAGGGCGAAGAGTTCGTGTATGTGCTCAAGGGCGAGGTGGTCATACGGGTGGGCCAGAAAGACCATCATCTTAAAAAGGACGACACGCTCCACTTCGACTCGAATATCCGGCATTCGCTGCGCAACCCGGGCGGAGCGAAGACCGTACTCATCGTCACCCTCTTCACCCCATAGGAAACCCAATGAACCTTCCACTCACCGACGAACAGATGATGATACGCGACATGGTACGGGAATTCGCCAACGGCGAGATCGAGCCATATGCGCAGGAGTACAATACGCGCGGCGAATACCCGGTCGAAATTCTAAAGAAACTCGGCTCGCTGGGACTTTTCGGCATGATGGTGCCCGAGACCTACGGCGGCGCGGCGGCCGGGGCCGTGAGCTACAGCCTGGCCCTGCAGGAGATTGCGTGGGCCTGCGCCTCCGTGGCGGTGACGCTCTCGGTTACAAACCTCTGCACCGAACCGATACTCCACTACGGCT
The window above is part of the Spirochaetota bacterium genome. Proteins encoded here:
- a CDS encoding Fe-Mn family superoxide dismutase, whose protein sequence is RGGARPAPQGDLAAALVARFGSLDAFRTEFAAAATKRFGSGWAWLSLNALGELVIHSTPNQDSPIMEGLVPILGLDVWEHAYYLKYQNRRPDYIEAFWKVLDWAQAGENYRLALEGMDRCIPVAVRKVS
- a CDS encoding XRE family transcriptional regulator, translated to MRKTPTAKGGSLGRAVRSRREKLKLGVEELAARTGLTEAHISDIEEGRGFAPVGDILKIARVLTIDPGELLKKKPADAREQVKTRIRDFKSREQAYEYEVLTPDALKGHLRSFRVTIPPRSDLPGQRYQHEGEEFVYVLKGEVVIRVGQKDHHLKKDDTLHFDSNIRHSLRNPGGAKTVLIVTLFTP